Proteins from a genomic interval of Trifolium pratense cultivar HEN17-A07 linkage group LG6, ARS_RC_1.1, whole genome shotgun sequence:
- the LOC123890980 gene encoding protein SAR DEFICIENT 1-like isoform X2, translating into MVSNRKFHQEHKDTGKIPIPNHGSKWNHGVAKQPPISDLRYVINTLRASGNGSIYLENFIRGVVRDVVESKIQERLLSSEKFNEAGKSGARTLELHFINNKLPDTIFTQSNIIAKGEPPLQVALFDVGSKSIVNDGTLSSTKIEICALDGEFGSYGGSEDWTETEFNDNILRERDGKRPLLVGDKIITLEKGVASISKIMFTDNSKWLRGKKFRLGVKAMQNGENIKEGRSQPFRVKDNRGESYQKHYPPYLNDDVWRLEKIAKDGEFHKRLSNHGIHTVKDLLKLLIINESSLHKIFGKIPNKSWLAIIEHAKNCIVDDYKLYSYLANGQQIALIFNAIYKLVGVTNDAQNYYLPETVTPNLQNIVKILKQDAYKNVDNNLEPIDEAKLNSISLAACLKSAAQSDAPVQGLQYTDISTAQGQRETGPCDAQPCTSTSYVNEGMNNCQINVDNSVANIEEILNFLNNVSFDFSDGAECSTRVNFVNSVTDISNNGKPKAVWRKIRAVIKWGISVRKVAAAKRSY; encoded by the exons ATGGTATCTAACAGAAAATTTCACCAGGAGCACAAAGACACTGGTAAAATTCCTATTCCTAATCATGGGTCTAAATGGAATCATGGTGTTGCAAAACAACCACCAATCag TGACCTTAGATATGTGATAAACACTCTAAGGGCTAGTGGTAACGGTTCCATCTACTTGGAAAATTTCATTAGAGGAGTG GTAAGAGATGTGGTGGAAAGCAAAATCCAAGAGCGCCTACTTTCAAG TGAAAAGTTCAATGAGGCTGGCAAATCTGGAGCCAGAACCTTAGAGTtacattttattaataataagttACCTGATACAATTTTTACTCAATCTAATATAATAGCAAAGGGTGAACCACCTCTCCAAGTTGCTCTATTTGATGTTGGATCTAAGTCAATAGTTAATGATGGTACCTTATCTTCAACAAAGATAGAGATTTGTGCACTTGATGGTGAATTTGGATCTTATGGTGGCAGTGAAGATTGGACTGAAACTGAATTCAATGATAATATCTTGCGCGAAAGAGATGGTAAAAGGCCATTATTGGTTGGTGACAAGATTATTACTCTTGAAAAGGGAGTTGCTTCCATCTCTAAAATTATGTTTACTGATAATTCAAAATGGTTAAGAGGCAAAAAGTTCAGGTTAGGGGTTAAAGCTATGCAAAATGGAGAAAACATTAAGGAAGGTAGAAGTCAACCTTTTAGGGTCAAAGATAACAGAGGAGAAT CCTACCAGAAACATTACCCTCCATACTTGAATGATGATGTTTGGCGTTTGGAGAAAATCGCTAAAGATGGAGAATTCCACAAGCGGCTCTCTAACCATGGAATTCACACTGTTAAGGATCTCTTGAAGTTACTCATAATCAATGAATCTTCATTACATAAG ATATTTGGCAAGATTCCAAACAAGTCTTGGTTAGCAATTATCGAACATGCCAAGAATTGTATCGTGGATGATTACAAGCTTTATAGCTATCTGGCAAATGGGCAACAAATAGCGCTGATATTCAATGCCATCTACAAACTTGTGGGAGTGACAAATGATGCACAAAATTACTATTTACCAGAGACTGTCACACCCAACCTGCAG AATATTGTAAAAATTTTGAAGCAGGATGCTTACAAAAATGTGGATAATAATTTGGAACCAATCGATGAAGCTAAATTGAACTCTATAAGCCTAGCAGCATGTTTAAAATCAGCAGCACAATCCGACGCTCCAGTTCAAGGTCTACAATATACTGATATCTCTACAGCACAAGGTCAAAGAGAAACAGGACCATGTGATGCTCAGCCATGTACCTCTACTTCATATGTTAATGAAGGAATGAATAATTGCCAAATCAATGTTGATAATTCAGTGGCAAACATCGAAGAAATACTGAATTTCTTAAATAACGTTTCATTCGATTTTTCTGATGGAGCAGAGTGTAGCACCCGTGTTAATTTCGTCAATTCTGTTACGGATATATCAAACAACGGGAAACCAAAAGCAGTATGGCGTAAGATTCGCGCTGTTATCAAATGGGGAATATCAGTGAGAAAGGTTGCAGCTGCAAAGAGGAGTTATTAG
- the LOC123890980 gene encoding protein SAR DEFICIENT 1-like isoform X1, whose translation MVSNRKFHQEHKDTGKIPIPNHGSKWNHGVAKQPPISDLRYVINTLRASGNGSIYLENFIRGVVRDVVESKIQERLLSSSEKFNEAGKSGARTLELHFINNKLPDTIFTQSNIIAKGEPPLQVALFDVGSKSIVNDGTLSSTKIEICALDGEFGSYGGSEDWTETEFNDNILRERDGKRPLLVGDKIITLEKGVASISKIMFTDNSKWLRGKKFRLGVKAMQNGENIKEGRSQPFRVKDNRGESYQKHYPPYLNDDVWRLEKIAKDGEFHKRLSNHGIHTVKDLLKLLIINESSLHKIFGKIPNKSWLAIIEHAKNCIVDDYKLYSYLANGQQIALIFNAIYKLVGVTNDAQNYYLPETVTPNLQNIVKILKQDAYKNVDNNLEPIDEAKLNSISLAACLKSAAQSDAPVQGLQYTDISTAQGQRETGPCDAQPCTSTSYVNEGMNNCQINVDNSVANIEEILNFLNNVSFDFSDGAECSTRVNFVNSVTDISNNGKPKAVWRKIRAVIKWGISVRKVAAAKRSY comes from the exons ATGGTATCTAACAGAAAATTTCACCAGGAGCACAAAGACACTGGTAAAATTCCTATTCCTAATCATGGGTCTAAATGGAATCATGGTGTTGCAAAACAACCACCAATCag TGACCTTAGATATGTGATAAACACTCTAAGGGCTAGTGGTAACGGTTCCATCTACTTGGAAAATTTCATTAGAGGAGTG GTAAGAGATGTGGTGGAAAGCAAAATCCAAGAGCGCCTACTTTCAAG CAGTGAAAAGTTCAATGAGGCTGGCAAATCTGGAGCCAGAACCTTAGAGTtacattttattaataataagttACCTGATACAATTTTTACTCAATCTAATATAATAGCAAAGGGTGAACCACCTCTCCAAGTTGCTCTATTTGATGTTGGATCTAAGTCAATAGTTAATGATGGTACCTTATCTTCAACAAAGATAGAGATTTGTGCACTTGATGGTGAATTTGGATCTTATGGTGGCAGTGAAGATTGGACTGAAACTGAATTCAATGATAATATCTTGCGCGAAAGAGATGGTAAAAGGCCATTATTGGTTGGTGACAAGATTATTACTCTTGAAAAGGGAGTTGCTTCCATCTCTAAAATTATGTTTACTGATAATTCAAAATGGTTAAGAGGCAAAAAGTTCAGGTTAGGGGTTAAAGCTATGCAAAATGGAGAAAACATTAAGGAAGGTAGAAGTCAACCTTTTAGGGTCAAAGATAACAGAGGAGAAT CCTACCAGAAACATTACCCTCCATACTTGAATGATGATGTTTGGCGTTTGGAGAAAATCGCTAAAGATGGAGAATTCCACAAGCGGCTCTCTAACCATGGAATTCACACTGTTAAGGATCTCTTGAAGTTACTCATAATCAATGAATCTTCATTACATAAG ATATTTGGCAAGATTCCAAACAAGTCTTGGTTAGCAATTATCGAACATGCCAAGAATTGTATCGTGGATGATTACAAGCTTTATAGCTATCTGGCAAATGGGCAACAAATAGCGCTGATATTCAATGCCATCTACAAACTTGTGGGAGTGACAAATGATGCACAAAATTACTATTTACCAGAGACTGTCACACCCAACCTGCAG AATATTGTAAAAATTTTGAAGCAGGATGCTTACAAAAATGTGGATAATAATTTGGAACCAATCGATGAAGCTAAATTGAACTCTATAAGCCTAGCAGCATGTTTAAAATCAGCAGCACAATCCGACGCTCCAGTTCAAGGTCTACAATATACTGATATCTCTACAGCACAAGGTCAAAGAGAAACAGGACCATGTGATGCTCAGCCATGTACCTCTACTTCATATGTTAATGAAGGAATGAATAATTGCCAAATCAATGTTGATAATTCAGTGGCAAACATCGAAGAAATACTGAATTTCTTAAATAACGTTTCATTCGATTTTTCTGATGGAGCAGAGTGTAGCACCCGTGTTAATTTCGTCAATTCTGTTACGGATATATCAAACAACGGGAAACCAAAAGCAGTATGGCGTAAGATTCGCGCTGTTATCAAATGGGGAATATCAGTGAGAAAGGTTGCAGCTGCAAAGAGGAGTTATTAG
- the LOC123890980 gene encoding calmodulin-binding protein 60 B-like isoform X3: protein MWWKAKSKSAYFQAKGEPPLQVALFDVGSKSIVNDGTLSSTKIEICALDGEFGSYGGSEDWTETEFNDNILRERDGKRPLLVGDKIITLEKGVASISKIMFTDNSKWLRGKKFRLGVKAMQNGENIKEGRSQPFRVKDNRGESYQKHYPPYLNDDVWRLEKIAKDGEFHKRLSNHGIHTVKDLLKLLIINESSLHKIFGKIPNKSWLAIIEHAKNCIVDDYKLYSYLANGQQIALIFNAIYKLVGVTNDAQNYYLPETVTPNLQNIVKILKQDAYKNVDNNLEPIDEAKLNSISLAACLKSAAQSDAPVQGLQYTDISTAQGQRETGPCDAQPCTSTSYVNEGMNNCQINVDNSVANIEEILNFLNNVSFDFSDGAECSTRVNFVNSVTDISNNGKPKAVWRKIRAVIKWGISVRKVAAAKRSY from the exons ATGTGGTGGAAAGCAAAATCCAAGAGCGCCTACTTTCAAG CAAAGGGTGAACCACCTCTCCAAGTTGCTCTATTTGATGTTGGATCTAAGTCAATAGTTAATGATGGTACCTTATCTTCAACAAAGATAGAGATTTGTGCACTTGATGGTGAATTTGGATCTTATGGTGGCAGTGAAGATTGGACTGAAACTGAATTCAATGATAATATCTTGCGCGAAAGAGATGGTAAAAGGCCATTATTGGTTGGTGACAAGATTATTACTCTTGAAAAGGGAGTTGCTTCCATCTCTAAAATTATGTTTACTGATAATTCAAAATGGTTAAGAGGCAAAAAGTTCAGGTTAGGGGTTAAAGCTATGCAAAATGGAGAAAACATTAAGGAAGGTAGAAGTCAACCTTTTAGGGTCAAAGATAACAGAGGAGAAT CCTACCAGAAACATTACCCTCCATACTTGAATGATGATGTTTGGCGTTTGGAGAAAATCGCTAAAGATGGAGAATTCCACAAGCGGCTCTCTAACCATGGAATTCACACTGTTAAGGATCTCTTGAAGTTACTCATAATCAATGAATCTTCATTACATAAG ATATTTGGCAAGATTCCAAACAAGTCTTGGTTAGCAATTATCGAACATGCCAAGAATTGTATCGTGGATGATTACAAGCTTTATAGCTATCTGGCAAATGGGCAACAAATAGCGCTGATATTCAATGCCATCTACAAACTTGTGGGAGTGACAAATGATGCACAAAATTACTATTTACCAGAGACTGTCACACCCAACCTGCAG AATATTGTAAAAATTTTGAAGCAGGATGCTTACAAAAATGTGGATAATAATTTGGAACCAATCGATGAAGCTAAATTGAACTCTATAAGCCTAGCAGCATGTTTAAAATCAGCAGCACAATCCGACGCTCCAGTTCAAGGTCTACAATATACTGATATCTCTACAGCACAAGGTCAAAGAGAAACAGGACCATGTGATGCTCAGCCATGTACCTCTACTTCATATGTTAATGAAGGAATGAATAATTGCCAAATCAATGTTGATAATTCAGTGGCAAACATCGAAGAAATACTGAATTTCTTAAATAACGTTTCATTCGATTTTTCTGATGGAGCAGAGTGTAGCACCCGTGTTAATTTCGTCAATTCTGTTACGGATATATCAAACAACGGGAAACCAAAAGCAGTATGGCGTAAGATTCGCGCTGTTATCAAATGGGGAATATCAGTGAGAAAGGTTGCAGCTGCAAAGAGGAGTTATTAG
- the LOC123890979 gene encoding uncharacterized protein LOC123890979 — translation MEKKRSKGSFFSLFDWNAKSRKKLVWNNPTSQPDVSKQGKENLETLPESQFNRIKVDENGVSPSNIASGDFHCTLSVCSDEGCGSKAPGLVARLMGLDSLPTSEVGELSGASLYSSNSHGASHYNEGSLRSMEDFRRADYLNTPLRPEKSSWDAMESRAHKMENRQMKRFQTEMLPPKSAKPIPVTHNRLLSPIKSNGYLPQKNVVQIMEAAAKIIDGSPQPYMRNRILSGESSSVPLRILDLKERLEAAQYAPVSRKLVDPNNGNTSNCKPGERSSNLYKSTSSFKGSSSRDFEKRGSCHSSSKGKSGSMQTKNNVQSRDTLISNGNRKYMKQKEQNETKSNQLTRSQKSITNRALPQKTSANRNSNVLVQNNQKQNSMTSKGKSASKTDFNKPTTRGSSSENSNGIRKATNKGAANVNVQPKRSSSRAIDNRNEFPPSKAHSISQKKKYNSRGVHEVRSPDHARNDFESKSIKCNFTTDGSIDQNAFNMNESNDVVSFTFTSPLRRSMPESLGHSDNLHPKKLSLSPTHMIDSDALSVLLEQKLQELTLRLNLPQCTLASEEPYTGLRSSFQDKDEMFNDELNGMHNYQYGSSDGPVLNMNQQLQISEVREDPNCSNNNESGNDLGCQYSNNTDTIFQAPSISESYLDSEDSAYGSTIYSSMQDEEVSNISQINESESVESEVALSEQSSSVSTGHNVAVTQIIRTPNMVDLKRSSNMELEYVKNILGNAEFMAEEFVLGRTNTVIMPNLFDLLENQSTGTTYCGEEEYSKLERKVIFDYVSESLELRCEKAFLGTCKTWPRWVISIQRKDILAEELYKEMMSYRNMEELMVDELVLNYMSSGYGKWLDFDIETFEEGLEVEEDILECLIDEFVSDLLVV, via the exons ATGGAGAAAAAACGTTCCAAGGGAAGCTTCTTTAGCTTGTTTGATTGGAATGCCAAATCTCGTAAAAAGCTTGTTTGGAACAATCCAACCTCACAACCTG ACGTTTCAAAGCAAGGAAAGGAAAATCTAGAGACCTTGCCAGAGTCACAATTCAATAGG atAAAGGTGGATGAGAATGGAGTAAGTCCGAGTAATATTGCAAGTGGTGATTTTCACTGCACCTTATCCGTCTGTAGTGATGAAGGGTGTGGCAGTAAAGCCCCTGGGTTAGTAGCAAGACTCATGGGTTTGGATTCTCTGCCAACTTCAGAAGTCGGTGAGCTTTCCGGTGCTTCATTATACAGCTCCAACTCTCATGGAGCTTCTCATTATAATGAGGGTTCTCTTCGTTCCATGGAGGACTTCCGTCGTGCGGACTACTTAAACACACCACTTAGGCCGGAGAAGTCTTCTTGGGATGCCATGGAATCAAGGGCACATAAAATGGAAAACCGGCAAATGAAGAGATTTCAAACTGAAATGTTGCCCCCAAAGTCGGCTAAACCCATTCCAGTTACTCACAATAGATTATTGTCTCCCATCAAGAGTAACGGTTATCTGCCTCAGAAGAATGTAGTTCAGATAATGGAGGCGGCTGCTAAGATAATTGATGGAAGTCCTCAGCCATATATGCGGAATAGAATACTATCAGGGGAGTCTTCATCTGTTCCCTTGAGAATTCTTGATTTGAAAGAGAGATTGGAAGCTGCACAATATGCACCCGTGTCTAGAAAGTTAGTCGATCCGAACAATGGCAACACATCAAATTGCAAGCCTGGTGAGAGGAGCTCTAATTTGTACAAAAGTACATCATCATTCAAGGGTTCAAGTTCAAGAGATTTTGAGAAACGTGGTTCTTGTCATTCATCAAGTAAAGGAAAATCAGGTTCTATGCAAACCAAAAACAATGTTCAAAGCAGAGATACATTGATTTCAAACGGAAATAGGAAATACATGAAGCAGAAAGAGCAGAATGAGACAAAGTCAAATCAGCTCACAAGGAGCCAGAAGTCAATTACAAACCGAGCATTACCGCAGAAAACGAGTGCAAACCGTAATAGCAATGTGCTGGTACAGAATAATCAGAAGCAAAATAGCATGACTTCCAAAGGTAAATCAGCTTCAAAAACAGATTTCAATAAGCCAACAACGCGAGGTTCATCTTCAGAAAATTCTAATGGAATCAGGAAGGCAACAAACAAGGGTGCTGCAAATGTCAATGTTCAGCCTAAAAGGTCAAGTTCTAGGGCAATCGATAACCGAAATGAGTTTCCCCCATCCAAAGCACATAGTATCTcccaaaagaaaaagtataacAGCAGAGGTGTTCATGAGGTAAGAAGTCCTGATCATGCAAGAAATGATTTCGAAAGCAAGTCCATAAAATGCAATTTTACAACTGATGGAAGTATTGATCAGAATGCTTTTAACATGAATGAAAGCAATGATGTTGTTTCATTTACATTTACATCTCCTTTGAGGAGAAGCATGCCTGAGTCTCTTGGACATAGTGATAATCTTCATCCCAAAAAATTATCACTGTCTCCGACACATATGATAGATAGTGATGCATTGAGTGTTCTGTTGGAGCAAAAGCTACAAGAATTGACATTGAGACTTAACTTACCTCAGTGTACCCTAGCCTCGGAGGAGCCTTATACTGGTTTGAGATCTAGTTTTCAAGACAAAGATGAGATGTTCAATGATGAACTTAATGGAATGCATAACTATCAATACGGTTCAAGTGATGGTCCAGTGCTTAACATGAATCAGCAACTGCAG ATATCAGAAGTAAGGGAAGATCCTAACTGTAGCAACAACAATGAAAGTGGAAATGATCTAGGCTGTCAGTATTCCAACAATACTGATACAATTTTTCAAGCTCCTTCTATCAGTGAAAGTTACTTGGATAGTGAAGACAGTGCATATG GCAGCACAATTTATTCTTCCATGCAAGATGAAGAAGTGTCTAATATTTCCCAGATTAATGAATCTGAATCAGTTGAAAGTGAGGTGGCATTGTCAGAGCAAAGCTCTTCCGTATCTACGGGACACAATGTGGCTGTCACACAAATAATCAGAACACCAAACATGGTAGATTTGAAAAGATCAAGTAACATGGAACTTGAATATGTAAAGAACATACTTGGCAATGCAGAGTTTATGGCAGAAGAGTTCGTTTTGGGTCGGACTAATACCGTCATAATGCCAAATCTCTTTGATCTGTTGGAGAATCAGAGTACAGGAACAACATACTGTGGAGAAGAAGAGTACTCTAAGCTTGAAAGGAAGGTTATATTTGACTATGTGAGTGAGAGTCTAGAGTTGAGATGTGAAAAAGCTTTTCTTGGAACGTGTAAAACATGGCCTAGATGGGTGATATCAATTCAGAGGAAGGACATATTGGCAGAAGAATTGTACAAAGAGATGATGAGTTATAGGAACATGGAAGAGCTAATGGTGGATGAGCTTGTGCTGAATTACATGAGCAGTGGATATGGGAAATGGCTTGACTTTGACATTGAAACATTTGAAGAGGGGTTAGAGGTTGAAGAGGACATACTAGAATGTTTGATTGATGAATTTGTTTCTGATTTGTTGGTTGTTTAA